One Clostridium estertheticum DNA segment encodes these proteins:
- a CDS encoding helicase-related protein, producing MKKGAIERNFIKVKSQFKQIQEIAVHTKSNALWEHEAAVRKKLKELKEFRSENFKDYKRVYENYSELLKYISIRLVEDYNKKNNTDFKFENISKNKGESYLKSGIISVLITDHIPQIISIEFDRVFPSNPKDEYEGTRNFKRKFYLHLGETNTGKTYNAMMKLKEATNGIYLSPLRILALENFERLNREGVKCNLSTGEEEINIEGAAHVCCTIEKLDISEEYEVGIIDEIQMINDDQRGAAWTRAVLGLKSKEIHICGATNARELLIEIIKDCSEEYEIIEYKRDVPLSMEDESFAYKNTYKGDALVTFSKKKVLELAYHYSNLGIKASLIYGDLPPEVRKKQYNQFINEESTILICTDAIGMGVNLPIKRIIFMDIKKFDGNEIRYLTSQEVKQIAGRAGRKGIYEVGYIASYGNTQDFIRESLSISDSTIEEGVLGPSEAILKISSLSLREKLALWSTKEEKMIFYRKMDITEYLVVLDNLRHYKLEEKIQWKLLKIPFDVSNDKMMNAFLRYVDELFIAKREIISKPLCQLDDLYELELYYQKINLYYSFSKVFKLNFDEQWVYESRVKVSEDINNILKKI from the coding sequence ATGAAAAAAGGGGCTATAGAAAGGAATTTTATAAAAGTAAAAAGTCAGTTTAAACAAATTCAAGAAATAGCAGTGCATACTAAGTCAAATGCACTATGGGAACATGAAGCTGCAGTAAGAAAGAAGTTAAAGGAACTAAAAGAGTTTAGAAGTGAAAATTTCAAAGACTATAAAAGAGTATATGAAAATTATTCAGAGTTACTTAAATATATATCTATAAGGCTTGTGGAAGACTACAACAAGAAGAATAATACAGATTTTAAATTTGAAAATATTTCAAAAAATAAGGGAGAAAGCTATTTAAAATCAGGAATTATAAGTGTATTAATCACTGATCATATTCCTCAGATTATATCTATTGAGTTTGATCGCGTATTCCCGTCAAATCCTAAAGATGAGTATGAGGGGACAAGGAATTTTAAGAGAAAATTTTATCTCCATTTAGGAGAAACTAATACTGGGAAAACTTATAATGCCATGATGAAACTTAAAGAGGCAACAAATGGGATTTATCTATCTCCTTTAAGAATATTAGCGCTGGAGAATTTCGAGAGATTAAATAGAGAAGGTGTAAAATGTAATCTTTCCACTGGAGAAGAAGAAATAAACATTGAAGGTGCAGCACATGTCTGCTGTACAATAGAAAAATTAGATATAAGTGAGGAGTATGAAGTTGGTATAATAGACGAAATTCAAATGATTAATGACGACCAAAGAGGAGCTGCATGGACAAGAGCTGTTTTGGGATTAAAAAGTAAGGAGATACACATTTGCGGTGCAACCAATGCAAGAGAATTGCTTATAGAAATAATAAAGGATTGCTCTGAGGAGTACGAGATAATAGAGTATAAAAGAGATGTACCTCTTTCAATGGAGGATGAATCTTTTGCATATAAGAATACTTACAAAGGAGATGCACTTGTTACATTTTCTAAGAAGAAAGTGTTAGAACTAGCTTATCATTACTCAAACTTAGGTATAAAAGCGAGTTTAATCTACGGAGATTTGCCACCAGAGGTTAGGAAAAAGCAGTACAATCAGTTTATTAATGAAGAAAGTACAATTCTAATATGTACAGATGCCATTGGTATGGGAGTAAATCTTCCAATAAAAAGAATAATATTTATGGATATTAAAAAGTTCGATGGTAATGAGATAAGATATTTAACTTCTCAAGAAGTGAAACAGATAGCTGGAAGAGCAGGTAGAAAAGGCATATATGAAGTTGGATATATAGCATCTTATGGTAATACTCAAGATTTTATAAGAGAGAGTTTAAGTATAAGTGATTCAACTATAGAAGAAGGAGTTTTAGGGCCAAGTGAAGCTATATTAAAAATAAGTTCACTTTCGCTTAGAGAGAAATTAGCCTTATGGAGTACAAAAGAAGAAAAAATGATTTTTTACAGAAAAATGGATATAACTGAGTATTTGGTAGTATTAGATAATTTAAGGCATTATAAATTGGAGGAAAAAATTCAATGGAAACTGCTAAAGATTCCTTTTGATGTATCTAATGATAAGATGATGAATGCATTTTTAAGATATGTAGACGAATTATTTATAGCTAAAAGAGAGATTATATCAAAACCACTGTGCCAATTAGATGACCTTTATGAATTAGAGCTTTACTATCAAAAAATAAATCTTTATTATTCCTTTTCAAAAGTATTTAAATTGAATTTTGATGAACAATGGGTATATGAGAGTAGGGTAAAAGTAAGTGAGGATATTAACAATATATTGAAAAAAATATAA
- a CDS encoding alpha/beta-type small acid-soluble spore protein — translation MAYRSLVPEAKAGLNKFKMETANQLGVSFTDYNGDLTSRQCGSVGGEVVKKMIEHSERDL, via the coding sequence ATGGCATACAGAAGTTTAGTACCAGAAGCAAAGGCGGGATTAAATAAATTTAAAATGGAAACTGCAAATCAGTTAGGAGTAAGCTTCACAGACTATAATGGTGATTTAACATCAAGACAATGTGGTTCTGTTGGTGGAGAAGTGGTTAAAAAAATGATAGAGCATTCCGAGAGAGATTTATAA
- a CDS encoding cold-shock protein codes for MQTGIVKWYDVERGYGFISAQEGEDVFVHHLAIKEQGPRKDLHEGEQVQFDVIDAPKGPQAINVQKY; via the coding sequence ATGCAAACAGGTATAGTAAAGTGGTATGATGTTGAAAGAGGATATGGATTTATATCTGCTCAAGAAGGTGAAGACGTATTTGTTCACCATTTAGCAATAAAAGAGCAAGGACCAAGAAAGGATTTACACGAGGGCGAGCAAGTGCAATTTGATGTGATAGATGCACCTAAAGGACCTCAAGCTATTAATGTTCAAAAGTATTAA
- a CDS encoding DEAD/DEAH box helicase, with amino-acid sequence MNDINEEIIQKNSDSGSYKRGREYYLNNKVKYIDIDINEKGNYIETKINSKVESSKFTQYKVNTSFNNIAPFIIYHCECNANYSYYGQTSMCKHVVATLLKYFYEKEQIIKVKKMGKTNKLIKQITENLSSAPREKLNLKLDIKYVHDSNSDNRKSSFELKIGEDKLYVVKNIREFLLCSSKTIETLEFGKKFSYNPHLQCFNTEDLNIIEIFKEAGELETLIANVDTYRSSKVKFLSGKKAYFTDSMVKRLFKCINNRAITVVINGEIFTNVHVLQESMPLQFEINRENNKFVLQQKEHMPIALCNDGEFFFYAGEIYETAKEQRESYLPLYNRFKEENKNYMEFYEEEKDDVASFLLPTLKKISNGVSIDKSLENEFYLEELKAMVFFEKIFENVEVFITFKYGDIKINPFNSSENKTQEGRVLIRDIEKEMSIINQFHKFGFVNTVDGLEVKDETNLLEFLVSGLEKLQGVAEVYYSEEFKKIKVHGKSGYKSNIRLNKDNLLEFSFSIEGVDNIELSNIFSALREKRKYYRLKNGSFVLLDSNNLVNIAQMMEYLNIKDSDISKNKILLSKYNAIYIEEKLKREEMDFVETNKKFIDLVHNVKDTSEIKVTVPKTLDSIMRTYQKVGFKWLKTLASCGFGGILADEMGLGKTLQAIALIQSEVEENEDKQPSLVVCPTSLVYNWKDEIEEFAPQVNCIVVSGNKSQREEQKQNIENTDVVITSYALIRRDIEDYEKIKFRYCFLDEAQQIKNFNSLNAHSVKNINAQGKFALTGTPIENSLMELWSIFDFIMPGYLLKHSAFSKKYEVPIVKDGSREALQELNNHVRPFILRRTKLEVASELPPKIEHRISVEMTEEQKKLYVAYLKDAKGELEEDIAMKGFNKSKFKVLSILTRLRQICCDPSTFIEDYVGGSGKMEALDEILENSLEEGHRILIFSQFTKVLKNISKRLDTKDIKYMYLDGSTKAEKRIQMVKTFNEGDTQVFLISLKAGGTGINLTGADMVIHFDPWWNPAVEAQATDRAHRIGQKKTVEVIKLIARGTIEEKIFKLQQKKSEIIETVINDETGAELFLSQMSQNEIQDLFL; translated from the coding sequence TTGAATGATATTAATGAAGAGATTATACAAAAAAATAGTGATTCAGGGTCTTATAAAAGGGGAAGAGAGTATTATTTAAATAACAAGGTTAAGTATATAGATATAGACATAAATGAGAAAGGAAACTACATAGAAACTAAAATAAATTCAAAGGTAGAGTCTTCAAAGTTCACCCAGTATAAAGTGAACACGAGTTTTAATAATATTGCTCCCTTTATAATTTATCATTGTGAATGTAATGCAAATTATAGTTATTATGGTCAGACAAGCATGTGCAAACATGTAGTGGCTACATTATTAAAATATTTTTATGAAAAAGAACAAATTATTAAAGTGAAGAAAATGGGTAAAACAAATAAATTAATTAAACAAATAACTGAAAATTTAAGCAGTGCACCAAGGGAAAAATTAAATCTAAAACTAGACATAAAATATGTTCATGATTCTAATAGTGATAACAGAAAATCTTCTTTTGAGCTAAAGATTGGTGAGGATAAGCTTTATGTAGTTAAAAACATAAGAGAATTTTTACTTTGTTCTTCTAAAACTATTGAAACCTTGGAGTTTGGCAAAAAATTTTCTTACAATCCACATTTACAGTGCTTTAACACAGAAGATTTAAATATTATAGAGATTTTTAAAGAAGCAGGTGAATTGGAAACTCTAATTGCAAACGTAGATACATATAGAAGCAGTAAAGTAAAGTTTCTCTCTGGTAAAAAAGCTTATTTTACTGATAGCATGGTTAAAAGGCTATTTAAATGCATAAACAATAGGGCTATAACTGTGGTAATAAACGGTGAAATATTTACTAATGTACATGTATTACAGGAGTCAATGCCCTTGCAATTCGAAATTAATAGAGAAAATAATAAATTTGTACTTCAGCAAAAAGAACATATGCCCATTGCACTTTGCAACGATGGTGAATTCTTTTTTTATGCAGGTGAAATATATGAAACAGCTAAAGAACAAAGGGAATCATATTTACCACTATATAATAGATTTAAAGAGGAAAATAAAAATTACATGGAATTCTATGAAGAAGAGAAAGATGATGTTGCATCCTTTCTACTTCCGACTTTAAAAAAGATAAGTAATGGAGTTTCCATAGATAAATCTTTAGAAAATGAATTTTATTTAGAAGAACTTAAAGCAATGGTTTTTTTTGAAAAAATTTTTGAGAATGTAGAGGTGTTCATAACTTTTAAGTATGGAGATATCAAAATAAATCCTTTTAATAGTAGTGAAAACAAAACGCAAGAGGGAAGAGTGCTTATAAGAGACATAGAGAAGGAAATGAGTATCATAAATCAATTTCACAAGTTTGGTTTTGTTAATACAGTGGATGGTTTGGAAGTGAAAGATGAAACAAATCTTCTAGAGTTCTTAGTTTCAGGACTAGAAAAACTTCAAGGAGTGGCAGAAGTATATTATTCTGAGGAATTTAAGAAAATAAAAGTACATGGTAAATCCGGATATAAGTCAAATATAAGGCTTAATAAAGATAATCTTTTAGAATTCAGCTTTAGTATAGAGGGTGTAGATAATATTGAGCTTAGTAATATTTTTTCAGCATTAAGAGAAAAAAGAAAATATTATAGGCTTAAAAATGGTAGCTTTGTATTATTAGATTCAAATAATTTAGTGAATATTGCTCAAATGATGGAATATCTAAATATAAAAGACAGCGATATTTCAAAAAATAAAATTTTACTTTCTAAATATAATGCCATATATATAGAAGAAAAATTAAAACGAGAAGAAATGGATTTTGTTGAAACAAATAAAAAATTTATAGATTTGGTTCATAATGTAAAAGATACAAGCGAAATTAAAGTAACGGTTCCTAAAACCTTAGATAGTATAATGAGAACTTACCAAAAGGTAGGCTTTAAATGGTTAAAAACTCTTGCTAGTTGTGGATTTGGAGGAATACTAGCAGATGAAATGGGTCTGGGTAAAACACTGCAAGCTATAGCCCTTATTCAATCAGAAGTGGAAGAAAATGAAGACAAACAACCATCGCTCGTTGTGTGCCCTACGTCTCTTGTATACAATTGGAAAGATGAAATAGAAGAATTTGCACCACAAGTAAATTGTATAGTAGTTTCAGGAAATAAAAGTCAGAGGGAAGAGCAAAAACAAAACATTGAAAACACTGATGTGGTTATAACTTCCTATGCACTTATTAGGCGAGACATTGAGGACTATGAAAAAATAAAATTCAGATATTGTTTTTTAGATGAGGCGCAGCAGATTAAGAATTTTAATTCACTAAATGCACATTCTGTAAAAAATATCAATGCACAAGGTAAATTTGCACTTACTGGGACACCTATTGAAAATTCTCTAATGGAGCTTTGGTCAATCTTTGACTTTATAATGCCAGGGTATCTTTTAAAGCATAGTGCTTTCTCAAAAAAATACGAAGTGCCAATTGTAAAAGATGGAAGCCGTGAAGCGCTACAAGAACTAAATAATCATGTAAGACCCTTTATACTACGACGGACTAAATTAGAGGTTGCAAGTGAATTGCCACCTAAAATAGAACATAGGATTTCAGTAGAAATGACGGAGGAGCAAAAGAAGTTATATGTAGCATACTTAAAAGATGCAAAAGGAGAACTTGAAGAAGATATTGCCATGAAAGGCTTTAACAAAAGCAAATTTAAAGTACTATCAATCTTAACAAGGTTAAGGCAAATATGTTGTGACCCATCTACTTTCATAGAGGATTATGTAGGAGGGAGTGGCAAAATGGAAGCACTAGATGAAATTTTAGAAAATAGCTTAGAAGAAGGTCATAGAATATTAATATTTTCTCAATTTACTAAGGTGTTAAAAAATATTTCTAAGAGGTTAGATACTAAAGATATAAAGTATATGTACTTAGATGGTTCAACTAAGGCAGAAAAAAGGATTCAAATGGTCAAAACTTTCAATGAAGGGGATACGCAGGTATTTTTAATTTCACTAAAGGCTGGAGGTACAGGTATAAACCTGACAGGTGCTGATATGGTAATACATTTTGACCCTTGGTGGAATCCAGCTGTAGAGGCACAAGCCACAGATAGGGCTCATAGAATTGGTCAAAAGAAAACAGTAGAGGTTATAAAATTAATAGCAAGAGGAACTATAGAAGAAAAAATATTTAAGTTACAACAAAAGAAAAGTGAAATTATTGAAACTGTTATTAATGATGAAACAGGAGCAGAATTATTTCTCTCTCAGATGAGTCAAAATGAAATCCAAGACTTATTCCTTTAA
- a CDS encoding MBL fold metallo-hydrolase: protein MKFIKLRKITGYMYELHRRNFKSYFRPMLIPSYEPIVTNSVHWVGHATVVINLNGKVIVTDPVTSINLGQMRRLIKPSLNLASINIDYILLSHGHMDHMNYTTLMKLNKSAIIIAPKNLDLPLKILGFKNRILLNPEETYSASDIKIKALRANHDGRRYPWGTATNSNSYMIESGTKKIFFAGDTAYTDIYKNLMADIAIMPVGCYKPDEFQEMHCSPQQSFNMFKMSKSKFMIPIHYKTYILAQDDDEVTCDTLERINDGSIKIIDIGQTVKL from the coding sequence ATGAAATTTATTAAACTCCGTAAAATCACTGGATATATGTATGAACTACACCGTAGAAACTTTAAGTCCTACTTTAGGCCTATGCTTATTCCATCCTATGAACCTATAGTAACAAATTCTGTGCATTGGGTAGGTCATGCTACTGTAGTTATTAATTTAAATGGAAAAGTTATAGTAACTGACCCTGTGACCTCAATAAATCTTGGTCAAATGAGACGATTAATAAAACCTTCTTTAAACTTAGCTTCAATTAATATTGATTACATATTACTATCCCATGGTCATATGGATCATATGAATTACACTACTCTAATGAAACTAAATAAAAGCGCAATAATTATTGCTCCTAAAAATTTAGATCTTCCACTAAAGATTTTAGGATTTAAAAATAGAATACTTTTAAACCCAGAGGAAACCTATAGTGCAAGCGATATAAAAATAAAGGCTTTAAGAGCAAATCATGATGGTAGAAGATATCCTTGGGGCACTGCTACTAATAGCAATTCCTATATGATTGAAAGTGGAACAAAGAAGATTTTTTTTGCTGGAGATACAGCCTATACTGATATATATAAAAATTTGATGGCTGATATCGCTATTATGCCTGTAGGATGCTACAAGCCTGACGAGTTTCAAGAAATGCATTGTTCACCGCAGCAAAGCTTTAATATGTTTAAAATGTCAAAATCTAAATTCATGATTCCGATTCATTATAAAACCTATATTTTGGCTCAAGACGATGATGAGGTTACCTGTGATACACTAGAAAGAATAAATGACGGAAGCATAAAAATTATTGATATCGGTCAAACTGTAAAATTATAA
- a CDS encoding acetate uptake transporter yields the protein MITNETQNVKITNADPSALGLFGLAMVTLVASSQKLGLTQGTSFVIPWAIFLGGFAQLFACINDSKRNNVFGTTAFGAFAFFWMGVAGSWLIQAGVFGKALASTVDPKQLGFAFVGYLIFSLFMTIGAAETHKVLFTIFVLIDFLFIGLSLKTFGIMPEFSHNLAAYSELSIALVSFYGSAAAVLNAHFGKQFLPVGKPFGIFKKQ from the coding sequence ATGATTACAAACGAAACACAAAATGTAAAAATAACAAATGCGGATCCATCTGCATTAGGATTATTCGGACTTGCAATGGTGACACTTGTGGCATCTTCACAGAAACTTGGACTAACACAAGGCACATCTTTTGTAATTCCATGGGCTATATTCTTAGGAGGATTTGCTCAACTATTTGCATGTATCAATGATTCAAAACGTAACAATGTTTTTGGAACCACAGCTTTTGGTGCTTTTGCATTCTTTTGGATGGGAGTTGCAGGCAGCTGGTTAATTCAAGCAGGCGTATTTGGGAAAGCTTTAGCGTCAACGGTGGATCCAAAGCAATTGGGCTTTGCTTTTGTAGGATATTTGATATTTTCATTATTTATGACTATAGGAGCTGCAGAAACTCACAAAGTGCTATTCACAATCTTTGTATTAATTGATTTTCTATTTATAGGATTATCACTTAAGACTTTTGGAATTATGCCTGAATTTTCACATAACCTGGCAGCGTATTCTGAATTGTCAATTGCATTAGTATCTTTTTATGGTTCGGCAGCTGCGGTTTTAAATGCTCATTTTGGCAAGCAATTCTTGCCAGTAGGAAAACCTTTTGGTATATTTAAAAAACAATAA
- a CDS encoding DUF4349 domain-containing protein, translating into MKRKFKSISVILMSMIIISFAAAGCGAKKSSTSPESKPTMDVSKGNSGLSDGTTVTSNETSKSVTNTKAPLNASLEGQGKIIRNGIIQMETLGFDVAVKQILSKTTSMGGYVQSSNVSGTNIEAKLSEQSRRGVFILRIPKSKFDSFILDIGNLGSITSQQISAEDVTSQYFDTQAHLKSLTIQEERLLELLKKTGKLEDIIVLEKELSSVRYEIEGLTGSLKKWDNLIDFCTLNIEVIEVHKIKENSVSFADKIVDGFISSVNSLVDFGKCFVVIISIFIPYLVVLSIIFLIIRYIYKYIKKS; encoded by the coding sequence ATGAAAAGAAAATTTAAAAGTATATCAGTAATACTAATGTCAATGATAATAATTAGCTTTGCAGCTGCGGGATGCGGGGCTAAGAAATCATCTACAAGTCCTGAAAGCAAACCTACCATGGATGTTTCAAAGGGTAATAGCGGCTTAAGTGACGGTACTACTGTTACTTCAAATGAAACTTCTAAATCTGTTACAAATACAAAGGCTCCTTTGAACGCTTCGTTAGAGGGACAGGGTAAGATAATAAGGAATGGGATAATACAGATGGAAACACTTGGCTTCGATGTAGCCGTAAAACAGATTTTAAGTAAAACCACTAGTATGGGAGGATATGTGCAAAGTTCTAATGTATCAGGCACAAATATTGAAGCAAAGTTGTCTGAGCAAAGCAGAAGAGGTGTGTTTATATTAAGGATTCCTAAGTCGAAATTTGACAGTTTTATTTTAGACATTGGGAATTTAGGAAGTATAACAAGTCAGCAAATTTCAGCGGAGGATGTAACCTCTCAATATTTTGATACACAAGCACATTTAAAATCACTAACTATACAAGAGGAGAGATTGCTAGAACTTTTAAAGAAAACTGGTAAACTCGAAGATATAATAGTATTAGAAAAGGAATTAAGTAGTGTTAGGTATGAAATTGAAGGGTTGACAGGAAGCCTTAAAAAATGGGATAACTTAATAGATTTTTGCACATTAAATATAGAGGTAATAGAAGTTCATAAAATCAAAGAAAATTCTGTTTCTTTTGCAGATAAAATTGTAGATGGGTTTATAAGTTCAGTGAACTCACTAGTTGATTTTGGTAAATGCTTTGTTGTGATTATTTCTATATTCATACCTTATTTAGTTGTTTTATCTATTATATTTTTAATAATTAGATATATATATAAATATATTAAAAAAAGTTGA
- a CDS encoding methyl-accepting chemotaxis protein: MKKNIFDKNDLKKPKGKKLSFQLISLLILASFLPILSISLGSYYSLSKTLKGEFDNMANQSTSRVNEAIDSLYKANFESTDMLSNDPNATMVKVNPDSAQWLMKSFEGFGKTHTDMLHVYLGTADKKMYVEPKVDLPATFDPTSTSWYKDAISNDGKVISTNPYVDTDTKKYVVTFAKTVKDVQGNLVGVIGIDVDLELISTMVQNIKLGENGYSAVLDSTGTITAHKDKALLGKNPKQEPWIKSIIDSKENKLTVNINGKKYLIYKALDAKNNLTTVGFIPIAEQTSKILEGLAIPIIVLVLSLIFVIVIGTVFSGKITKPMEKLSSVLAKIKGGDFTQRVNKNKNASLEVQQIIESVNNMIEDMVIVLGNVVESSNKVKESAESLAATTQESNAVGDEVARAVQQIAQGANEQSQILEESVNYSTTLGEEVNKTTINAKNMIKASLEVKQSTEEGIIVVNNLRAVFEENTKANDEVAKKVEILAENSNKISAITDTIKAITEQTNLLALNASIEAARAGEAGRGFAVVADEVRKLAEQSSISASEIDKVISVIRTSVNGVLEQIIYSKELNIKTDKSVQTTNETFKKIEGAMELLQKDMNSVDNSLKEINNYKDKVSEKIENASSVSQETAATSEEVSASTEEQAAGLQEIVSAAENLNTLAENLRESISKFKI; this comes from the coding sequence GTGAAAAAAAATATATTCGACAAAAATGATTTGAAAAAACCAAAAGGCAAAAAATTGAGTTTCCAGTTAATATCATTGCTTATTTTGGCATCATTTTTACCTATATTATCAATTTCTTTGGGATCATATTATAGTTTATCAAAAACTTTAAAGGGTGAATTTGATAACATGGCAAATCAAAGCACATCAAGAGTTAATGAGGCTATTGATTCATTATACAAAGCTAACTTTGAATCTACAGATATGTTATCCAATGATCCAAACGCAACAATGGTTAAGGTAAATCCTGATTCTGCACAATGGTTAATGAAAAGCTTTGAGGGATTTGGAAAAACCCATACTGATATGCTACACGTATATCTAGGAACTGCAGATAAGAAGATGTACGTTGAACCTAAGGTTGACTTACCTGCAACTTTTGATCCAACTTCAACAAGTTGGTATAAGGATGCAATTAGCAATGATGGTAAGGTAATTTCTACTAACCCATATGTGGATACTGATACTAAAAAATATGTAGTGACTTTCGCAAAGACAGTTAAAGATGTCCAAGGTAACCTAGTAGGCGTAATTGGAATAGATGTAGACTTAGAATTAATATCTACTATGGTTCAGAATATTAAATTAGGTGAAAATGGCTATTCAGCAGTATTAGACAGCACAGGAACAATAACAGCACACAAAGATAAAGCCTTATTAGGGAAAAACCCAAAACAAGAGCCTTGGATAAAAAGCATTATAGATTCTAAAGAAAACAAACTTACAGTAAATATAAATGGTAAAAAGTATTTAATTTATAAGGCTTTAGATGCAAAAAATAATTTAACTACAGTAGGATTTATTCCAATAGCCGAACAAACATCAAAAATATTAGAAGGATTAGCAATACCTATTATAGTTTTAGTATTATCACTTATATTTGTAATTGTAATTGGAACAGTATTTTCTGGTAAAATAACGAAGCCCATGGAGAAATTAAGTAGTGTTTTGGCAAAAATTAAGGGGGGCGATTTTACTCAAAGGGTGAATAAAAATAAAAATGCTAGCTTAGAAGTACAACAAATTATTGAATCAGTAAATAATATGATAGAGGATATGGTTATAGTTTTAGGGAATGTAGTAGAGAGTTCAAATAAAGTTAAAGAATCAGCAGAGTCACTAGCGGCTACTACTCAAGAGTCAAATGCTGTGGGGGATGAGGTTGCAAGAGCAGTGCAACAAATTGCACAAGGGGCAAATGAGCAGTCTCAAATTCTAGAGGAGAGTGTCAATTATTCCACTACTTTAGGCGAAGAAGTAAATAAAACTACTATTAATGCTAAAAATATGATTAAAGCATCTTTAGAGGTTAAACAATCAACTGAAGAGGGCATTATAGTTGTTAATAATTTAAGAGCTGTATTTGAGGAAAACACAAAAGCTAATGATGAAGTAGCTAAGAAGGTAGAAATTTTAGCTGAAAATTCTAATAAAATTAGCGCTATAACTGATACAATAAAAGCAATAACGGAGCAAACGAATCTATTAGCGTTAAATGCTAGTATAGAGGCAGCAAGAGCAGGAGAAGCAGGAAGAGGCTTTGCAGTTGTTGCAGATGAGGTAAGAAAACTTGCAGAGCAATCTTCAATTTCAGCCTCTGAAATTGATAAGGTAATAAGTGTAATAAGAACAAGTGTTAATGGAGTATTAGAGCAAATAATATATTCTAAGGAGTTAAACATTAAAACCGATAAAAGTGTGCAAACTACAAATGAAACCTTTAAGAAGATTGAAGGAGCAATGGAATTACTTCAAAAGGATATGAATAGTGTAGATAATTCACTAAAAGAAATAAATAATTATAAAGATAAAGTAAGTGAAAAAATTGAAAATGCTTCATCTGTATCACAAGAGACAGCGGCGACTTCAGAAGAGGTTAGTGCCTCTACAGAAGAACAAGCTGCGGGACTTCAAGAAATAGTAAGTGCTGCAGAAAATTTAAACACCCTTGCTGAAAATTTAAGAGAGAGCATCAGTAAATTTAAAATTTAG
- a CDS encoding exodeoxyribonuclease III, with translation MKIYSWNVNGIRAIKDKGFIEWVEKEQPEVLCLQETKIQENQISEELKNIQGYYSYFSCAEKKGYSGVATYTKRKPISVSYGIGIERFDSEGRFVITEFEDFTLLNIYFPNGQKDDIRLNYKMEFYDALLDYCETLRENGKKLIICGDYNTAHKAIDLKNPKANEKYSGFLPIERAWMDKFVSYGYVDTFRYLHKEEEKYSWWSYRFKAREKNVGWRIDYFFVTEDLLDKIKEAHILNDVIGSDHCPVCVIL, from the coding sequence ATGAAAATTTATTCTTGGAATGTAAATGGAATAAGAGCTATAAAAGATAAAGGGTTTATTGAATGGGTTGAAAAAGAACAACCAGAAGTATTATGTCTTCAAGAGACAAAAATTCAAGAAAATCAAATAAGTGAGGAGCTTAAAAATATACAAGGGTACTACTCATATTTTTCATGTGCAGAAAAGAAGGGCTATAGTGGCGTAGCCACATACACTAAGCGAAAACCAATATCTGTTAGTTATGGTATTGGAATAGAAAGATTTGATAGTGAAGGTAGATTTGTAATAACTGAGTTTGAAGATTTTACTCTTTTAAACATATATTTTCCTAATGGTCAGAAAGATGATATCAGATTAAATTATAAAATGGAATTTTATGATGCTCTATTAGACTATTGTGAAACACTTAGGGAAAACGGGAAAAAGTTAATTATTTGTGGAGACTACAATACAGCGCATAAAGCAATTGATTTAAAAAATCCAAAGGCAAATGAAAAGTATTCAGGGTTCTTACCTATAGAGAGAGCTTGGATGGATAAATTTGTCTCCTATGGTTATGTTGATACTTTTAGATATCTCCATAAAGAAGAAGAAAAATATTCTTGGTGGAGTTATAGATTTAAGGCTAGAGAAAAAAATGTAGGTTGGAGAATCGACTATTTCTTTGTAACTGAGGATTTATTGGATAAAATAAAGGAAGCTCATATTTTAAATGATGTTATAGGATCAGATCATTGTCCTGTGTGCGTTATCTTATAG